The Spartinivicinus poritis DNA segment TTTTGTTGCTAATCAGCAGCAGGCTGGTGAAGGGGCAGCAGCAGAGGGCTTTATAGAACAGCCAGTACCGAATGATAGAGAGTTTGTATTTTCGTCTTTTAGTTATGAGCAACTTGAAGCAAAAAGTAAGGAAATGCAAGACTGTATGTCGGACCCTGGTAGTCAAGAGCCACAAGCCTGCCAAATAGAAGTGCCTCTTTTAGAAACAGAAGAGATTGATTATTTGCGTCAGCCTCAGCTCAATAGTGACAGTAGTGGTAGCTTGTCGGCAATATCACAAGCTTATACTAAACTGCGTTTTGGTGATGATTCCTTTTATATCGGTTTAAACTACGGCTTGCAAAATATAGATATAGCCACCTTTTCAACGGCCAACTCTAATGTGACTGCCAGCTCTATCTTTGGTGCTTTAATTACCGCTAACTGGAAAAATGCACGGGTGTATTTGACCCGTTTTAATCAATATCATAATCGCCGTTCCAGCCAATTATTAAGTGATTTAGAAAGCTATGACCGGCAAAGCAAAATTGATCATATTGATATCCTGGGGCTGAATTATCAATTAGCACCGGGCTTAAACGGGCAGCTTGAATATGGACGAGCGGATAATCAATTAACAAAGTATTTCCTAATTATCACTATACCTAAGCCATTAGCTGCTGTATATTTGAACAGTATGGCAATTTGATTGAGAAGGTATA contains these protein-coding regions:
- a CDS encoding OprD family outer membrane porin — its product is MRYDVVAVRHLSFVTVIALLGYLVSNIARGAEQQNGPLTMRYNNLFVNSNAAQRSEVFDLDEWVHGLELEFKSDYYFGFIGFDFTMGSATYVNGNNNGNGASNTGGAHGFVANQQQAGEGAAAEGFIEQPVPNDREFVFSSFSYEQLEAKSKEMQDCMSDPGSQEPQACQIEVPLLETEEIDYLRQPQLNSDSSGSLSAISQAYTKLRFGDDSFYIGLNYGLQNIDIATFSTANSNVTASSIFGALITANWKNARVYLTRFNQYHNRRSSQLLSDLESYDRQSKIDHIDILGLNYQLAPGLNGQLEYGRADNQLTKYFLIITIPKPLAAVYLNSMAI